One Brassica napus cultivar Da-Ae chromosome A1, Da-Ae, whole genome shotgun sequence genomic region harbors:
- the LOC106453186 gene encoding putative U-box domain-containing protein 46 translates to MKLPRCWKVCSKRGRLQLNVPDEFLCHLSKKMMRDPSYERYYIDRWLREVNHSVCPKPLSHTKLIPNKALSSHIRQWCKENLVDLPETVAACSDMSIVKTLIDKISSSSVSSQRPTAMLGYIQHFPSSTLTKLLDPLLKPDVDIDPELQSDLVKTVFYLSSHEENKTFIGQNPSIINTLMSCLKQGSKETRRDAAATFALLSSTGSSLRVLALLVDLLAQGDDSAFDAVSSLCVLEENRDRAVLAGAVRVLTKKLQADAMVDHSLSLLALLSTSQNAVEQMTELALVFTLLKFLRRSTYQPNVENALVTIFNVSERDGSGLEFVSKEEKQKRTLTSVVVNGSEHAQTMALRILQVAAGSRR, encoded by the exons ATGAAGCTGCCAAGATGCTGGAAGGTCTGCTCAAAGCGAGGAAGGCTTCAGCTGAACGTGCCCGATGAATTCCTCTGTCATCTGTCCAAGAAGATGATGCGTGATCCT AGCTACGAGCGATACTACATTGATCGATGGCTGAGGGAAGTCAACCACAGCGTTTGTCCCAAGCCCTTATCTCACACAAAACTAATACCAAACAAAGCACTCTCCAGCCATATCCGTCAGTGGTGCAAGGAGAACTTAGTCGACCTTCCTGAGACTGTAGCAGCTTGTTCTGATATGTCGATTGTCAAAACACTGATTGACAAGATATCCTCTTCATCAGTCTCATCTCAGAGGCCCACTGCCATGCTAGGCTATATCCAACATTTTCCATCTTCTACGCTAACCAAGTTGCTTGATCCACTCTTAAAGCCTGATGTCGACATTGATCCTGAGCTACAAAGTGATCTCGTTAAGACCGTCTTCTACCTCTCTTCCCACGAGGAGAACAAAACCTTCATAGGTCAAAACCCTTCCATCATCAACACTCTAATGTCTTGTTTGAAACAAGGGTCGAAGGAAACACGACGAGATGCAGCTGCTACTTTCGCGTTGCTGTCTTCCACAGGAAGTTCATTGCGTGTGTTGGCGCTCCTAGTAGATCTTCTTGCACAAGGCGATGACTCAGCATTCGATGCTGTCTCAAGTTTATGTGTCTTGGAAGAAAACAGGGATAGGGCTGTGCTGGCGGGTGCGGTACGTGTACTAACCAAAAAGCTCCAAGCTGATGCAATGGTCGACCATTCACTTTCTCTCCTTGCTTTGCTCTCTACAAGCCAAAATGCGGTTGAGCAAATGACGGAGCTCGCGTTGGTGTTCACTCTCCTAAAGTTCTTGCGGCGTTCAACCTACCAACCAAATGTGGAGAACGCTTTAGTGACCATCTTCAATGTAAGTGAAAGAGATGGATCCGGTTTAGAGTTCGTCAGTAAAGAGGAGAAACAGAAACGGACACTGACGAGCGTTGTTGTCAACGGGTCTGAACATGCACAAACAATGGCCCTAAGAATTCTCCAGGTTGCAGCAGGAAGCCGACGCTGA